Proteins co-encoded in one Setaria viridis chromosome 9, Setaria_viridis_v4.0, whole genome shotgun sequence genomic window:
- the LOC117835206 gene encoding protein MAIN-LIKE 2-like: MVDGATRPGEKSTWFHFDMSLLAALLDLWRLETHTFHLPVDEMAPTLKNVSLLLGLPCVRGAVAAVDVPPIWRDELLDRFANADYMSDTAAAATVARHLEAYLLWLFGWIMLCTSQGNSVPKHLFPYVRAIAESPLDDVLQYSWGSAILATTYRGLCMGCGKVASAKPIFLGCPLLLQLWSYERFPIGRPRIDMSPYQELPLDHNDVNKPTMGSLWCLRKGLWVGVQTKKSYPDFVGEFNALVDTDVRWRPYTIDEVQARALHGLSSLCHQDMKY, translated from the exons ATGGTCGACGGCGCTACGCGGCCCGGGGAGAAGTCTACATGGTTCCACTTTGACATGTCACTGCTAGCAGCTCTGCTGGACCTGTGGCGGCTGGAGacgcacaccttccacctcccagTGGATGAGATGGCCCCCACACTTAAGAACGTCTCCCTGCTACTTGGCCTTCCTTGCGTCAGGGGTGCCGTTGCCGCGGTGGACGTCCCACCTATCTGGCGTGATGAGCTGTTGGACCGGTTTGCCAAC GCCGACTACATGAgtgacaccgccgccgccgccacagtaGCGCGAcacttggaggcgtacctgTTGTGGCTCTTCGGGTGGATCATGCTGTGCACGTCGCaggggaactcggtgcctaagcacctcTTTCCTTATGTGAGGGCCATTGCGGAGTCCCCGCTCGACGACGTTCTGCAATACAGCTGGGGTTCAGCTATATTGGCAACCACCTATAGGGGTCTTTGCATGGGCTGTGGCAAGGTTGCCTCGGCGAAGCCAATATTCCTTGGCTGCCCGTTGCTGCTTCAGCTATGGTCGTACGAGCGGTTCCCGATTGGAAGGCCACGGATTGACATGTCCCCCTACCAGGAGCTGCCTTTGGACCACAACGACGTCAACAAGCCCACGATGGGGTCATTGTGGTGCTTGAGGAAG GGATTGTGGGTTGGAGTGCAGACAAAGAAGTCGTACCCGGACTTCGTCGGTGAGTTCAACGCTCTTGTCGATACCGATGTGAGGTGGAGACCCTACACCATCGACGAGGTGCAGGCTCGTGCCCTGCATGGCCTCTCTTCGCTGTGCCATCAGGACATGAAGTACTAG